The sequence GCCGGAGCTGCTGACCCCCAGCTCTCTGCATTATTCGaccctgcagcagcagcagcagcgcaCTCGAGAGTGGGTGGCCAGGCACCCGCAGGTGCCGGAGGCCCGTGATCAGGGCCCTGTCCGCGCCTGGTCGGTGCTGCCAGACAACTTCCTCCAGCTGTCCTTGGAACCTGGCTCCACGGAGCCTAACTCAGAGCCGCCAGACCCCCGCCTTTCCCCGCACTCTCTCTTTCCTGTTGTTCCGGATGAGCCCTGGGAATCCTGGGCGGGGAACCCTTCATTGACTGTCTTTCGCAGCATTCGTTGTCAGCTGTCCCTCCAAGATCTGGATGACTTTGTGGACCAGGAGAGTCATGGCAGTGAGGAGAGCAGCAGCGGGCCCAAAGACTCACCAGGGGCTTCTGAAGAGGGGCTGCAGGTTGTCTTGGGAACCCCAGTTCGGGGGAAGCTCAGGAATCCAGCTGGGGGCCTTTCTGTATCTCGGAAGGAGGGCAGGCCCAGTTGGAGCCCTCAGGATCTCAGAAACAGAGGAGATGGTCACATCTCTCAGCAGGTTCCTGCGGGGGCTAATGGCCTTGCAGGTCACCCCCTGGAGCCTTTGCCTTGGCCAGTTCCTAAGTTAAGGAGGTCCCTCAGGAGGAGCTCTCTGGCAGGGAGAGCCAAATTGTCCTCCTCTGATGAGGAGTACCTTGATGAGGGCTTGCTGAAAAGAAGTCGGCGCCCACCTCGATCCAGGAAGCCCTCCAAGGCAGGAACAGCACCCAGCCCAAGGGTTGATGCAGCTTTATCACCAAAACTTGCAGAGGTTAAGGCTGTTGTGGCTGAGCGGGGTTGGCGACACAGCTTGTGGGCCCCCAGTGGGGAGGGGCCTGCAGCCTGGGCCCCCCACAGAACTTCTGAGCACAAATCATCCCTGGTTCCCCTAGATGCCAGGGAGCATGAGTGGATTGTGAAGCTTGCCAGTGGCTCCTGGATTCAGGTGTGGACTTTGTTCTGGGAGGACCCTCAACTGGCCTTGCACAAAGACTTTCTGACTGGGTACACTGCCTTGCACTGGATAGCCAAACATGGGGACCTCAGGGCTCTTCAGGACTTGGTCTCTGGAGCAAAGAAGGCAGGGATTGTCCTTGATGTAAATGTGAGGTCCAGTTGTGGATATACCCCGCTGCATCTTGCAGCCATTCACGGCCACCAGGGGGTCATCAAATTGCTAGTGCAAAGGTTGGCTTCTCGGGTAAATGTCAGGGACAGCAGTGGGAAGAAGCCATGGCAGTATCTAACCAGTAATACCTCTGGGGAAATATGGCAGCTGTTGGGAGCCCCTCGGGGCAAGCCCATTTTCCCTGTCTATCCCTTAGTTGGAAGTTCTTCCCCGACCAGAAAGGCCAAGAGCAAGGAAATATCTAGAAGTGTCACCCGAAAGACTTCCTTCG is a genomic window of Macaca mulatta isolate MMU2019108-1 chromosome 5, T2T-MMU8v2.0, whole genome shotgun sequence containing:
- the SOWAHB gene encoding ankyrin repeat domain-containing protein SOWAHB produces the protein MARELSQEALLDFLCQAGGRVTNAALLSHFKSFLRDPDASPSQHQHRRELFKGFVNSVAAVRQDPDGTKYVVLKRRYRDLLGEEGLQRPREPPAAPHSAGGAAPCSPRGARGGQSPQQQPRRRRREKEPEEEPAGAAARAADAACNGLPVSGSRAAPGKGGGSKGSPGQRAPVPATAAAGAQAGARCAAAGAQGHCCWECLQNNLAGLPGELGALPDSATAEEKPARALPAQDGRGASREPEEGALAEPAPVPATHRSPLATVEAATSRASPPALLPGPAPRGDRPELLTPSSLHYSTLQQQQQRTREWVARHPQVPEARDQGPVRAWSVLPDNFLQLSLEPGSTEPNSEPPDPRLSPHSLFPVVPDEPWESWAGNPSLTVFRSIRCQLSLQDLDDFVDQESHGSEESSSGPKDSPGASEEGLQVVLGTPVRGKLRNPAGGLSVSRKEGRPSWSPQDLRNRGDGHISQQVPAGANGLAGHPLEPLPWPVPKLRRSLRRSSLAGRAKLSSSDEEYLDEGLLKRSRRPPRSRKPSKAGTAPSPRVDAALSPKLAEVKAVVAERGWRHSLWAPSGEGPAAWAPHRTSEHKSSLVPLDAREHEWIVKLASGSWIQVWTLFWEDPQLALHKDFLTGYTALHWIAKHGDLRALQDLVSGAKKAGIVLDVNVRSSCGYTPLHLAAIHGHQGVIKLLVQRLASRVNVRDSSGKKPWQYLTSNTSGEIWQLLGAPRGKPIFPVYPLVGSSSPTRKAKSKEISRSVTRKTSFAALLKSQHNKWKLANQYEKFPSPREREEYSD